CGCGTGCTGGTGATGCACGAAGGCAAACTCACCGCGGAACTGTCCCGCGCCGAAGCGGCCGAAGAGACGATCATGTTTGCCGCCACGGGCCAGACGGGGTCGCTTCATGATACGAAAGCCAAAGCGGCTTTAAATGGACAACACGACAGGAAAGCCGAAGCCACTCCCAACGGGCCGCCATGACAAAGGAAGCCAGGAACACTTCCAGCCGGCCAAGCCTCTTAAATGTCCTGGTGCGTAGCCGCGAGACCAGCCTGGTTGTGTTGATCGCGGTGCTGACCGTGGTGACGACGGCCCTGAACCCGCGGTTCTTGAACGCGCAAAATCTCAAGGACCTGATGTTGAACGTCTCGATCATCGCCCTGCTGGTGCTCGGCCAGACGGTGATCATCCTGATGCGTCAGATTGACCTGTCGATCAGTTCGATTGTTGGGATCACGGCCTTCCTCTCCGGAACCCTTTTTGTGAATCATCCGGGGATCCCAAGCCCCCTGGTGATTTTGCTGGCGATCCTGACGGGCCTCCTTCTCGGCGCAGTCAACGCCGCCTTGATTGCCTGGGGTAAGATTCCCGCATTGATCACCACCTTGGGAACCCTCTACATCTTTCGAGGCGCCGACTACGCCTGGGTTCACGGGCGACAGGTCAATGCGGTGAACGTTCCCGGTTCCTTCCTGGCCATCGGCACCTCGACTTTCTTAGGCATCCCGTACCTGACGTGGATCGTGCTGATTCTGCTGGTTGTTTTTTCGATCGCCTTACGGCAATACCGGGCCGGGCGCGAGTATTATGCCATCGGGAGCAATCCCGCTGCCGCCGTCCTGGCCGGCATCGACGTAACCCGCCGGGTTGCGATCGGGTTCATCATTTCCGGCGCCATTGCCGGCTTGGCGGGCGCACTCTGGCTGGCACGGTTCGGGACAGTCGATGCGACGGCGGGTGAGGGGATCGAGTTGACCGTTATCACATCGACGGTGGTAGGAGGCGTCGCGATCACGGGCGGGGTGGGGACGGTCGCCGGCGCGGTGTTAGGCGCCCTGCTCCTGAGCGTGTTTAACAGTACCCTGGTCTTTCTGCGGGTACCTTCGTTTTGGCAGCAGGCGTTCCAGGGCGCGATGCTTCTCCTTGCCATCGCAGTGGACGCTTACCTGGCGTACCGCCACGCTTTGCGCTCCAGGGTTAAATGGAGTCATGTATGAGCCAGAGTAAAACGACGGCCGCCACCACCGAAACCCAGCCGAGCACGCGCCGGCTTGCCCGGAAGGTTGGTTGGGAGGCGATGCTGGCCGTCCTGCTCGTGGTCGCTATCGTGGGCGGAAGCTTTCTCAACCAGGATTTCCTTTCTGCCGCCAATTGGACGAACCTTCTGGCCAACTTCGTGGAGATCGCCTTGATGGCGCTCCCGTTGAGCCTCATCGTCATCACCAACGAGATTGACCTGTCGGTCGCGTCGACCCTCGGGCTTTCCAGTTCCCTTCTCGGCTTGCTCTGGGACGCGAAGGTCCCGATGGTGTTCGCTCTTATCATTTGCCTGCTGGCGGGTGCCCTTTGTGGGGCGCTGAACGGCTTTCTGATCGTACGGTTCCGGTTGCCTTCGCTTGCCGTTACCATCGGGACGCTGGCGTTGTTCCGAGGGTTTGCGTACATCCTCCTGGGAGACAGGGCGGTTGCCGATTTTCCGCCCGAGTACACCGCGTTCGGGATCGGCGTCATTCCCGGCACGTTCATCCCGGCACCGTTCGGGATTTTTATTGTCCTCACGATCATCTTCTGGGTGGTGCTTCATCATTCCACGACCGGCCGGAGCCTGTATGCGGTCGGGGGCAACCAGACGGCCGCGCTTTTTTCGGGAGTCAGGCTTGCCCGGTTGAAGATGCTCTTATTCATCACTTCCGGGGTTATCAGCGCGCTGGCCGGAATCGTTTACACGTTCCGGTTCTCCAGCTCACGCGCCGACAACGGAACCGGCTTTGAACTCAGCGCGATTGCGGCCGTCTTCCTGGGCGGCGTCACGGTCCAGGGCGGAAAGGGCACGATCACCGGGGTGGTTCTCTCGCTCCTGCTGATCGGCATCATCAACAACGTTTTAACCCTGGCCGACGTGGCGAACGAAATCCTAAGGATTGTGACCGGGTCGTTGCTGATTATCAGCGTTCTGCTGCCCAACGTGATTGCCTCCACCCGCGAACGCTGGTGGCTGATGCAGCGCCAGCGGGAGATATCCCGGCTCGGCGCCGCGTCGATGACCAAATGAATGGTAACGAACCGTTTGCCTGTCTCCCGCCGAACCTCCAGTCCATACAGTTCCCCTCAGAACAAAGACCTCCCTATGAACAAAAGCTCCCTTGTTAAGACCCTGGCGATTGCGTTTTCCTTGACCTGCCTCGTAACGGCAGGCCGCAGTCAGGACAAACCGATCAAGAAAGATTTGAAGCTGGCGTTTGTCCCGAAGAACATCAACAACCCGTACAACGTTATCGAGACAAAGGGCTCGATGGACGCCTGCAAGGAGATCGGCGCCCAAGGCAAGGTGGTCGGCCCGTCGGACGCGTCCGCTTCGTCCCAGGTTTCTTATATCAACACGTTGATCACCCAGCGGCAGAACGGAATTGCACTCGCCGCGAATGATCCGAACGCGCTGATTCCCTACCTCAAACGGGCCAGGGACCAGAAAATCCAGGTCGTGACGATGGACTCCGACACCGCCCCGGATGGCCGGACGCTGTTCATCAATCAAGCGTCGGCGGAAGGCATCGGGCAGGGAGAAGTTCAAATCCTGGCCAAAGAAATCGAATATAAAGGCGACATCGCGATCCTGTCCGCTACGCCCAACGCAACCAACCAGAACACGTGGATCAAGTACATGGAGGAAGAACTCAAAAAGCCCGAGTACAAGGACATGAAGCTGGTGAAAACTGCGTATGGTAATGATGACGACCAGAAGTCCTTCACCGAAACCCAGGGCTTGCTCCAGGCGTACCCTAACCTAAGGGGAATCATCAGCCCGACGACCGTCGGCGTTGCGGCCGCTGCGCGTTACCTTTCCACCAGCCCTTACAAGGGCAAAGTTGCCCTCGTCGGTCTCGGCACCCCGAATCAGATGCGCCAGTTTGTGAAGGACGGCACGGTGAAAGAATTCGCCCTCTGGAACCCATCCGACCTCGGCTACCTGGCTGCCTACGCCCTTGCCCAATTGGCTTCGGGCAATATCCAGGGTAAAGAAGGGGAAAGCTTTACGGCCGGAAAACTTGGGTCCCGCACGATCGGCAAAGACGGCGTGGTGATCCTGGGACCGCTCACGGTGTTCACCGCCGAAAATGTCGACCAGTTTGATTTTTAAACCGGGCCGCCGGGTGACGGAACCCCTCCGCTTATGCATCCCTCCTGGAATCCTGCAGACGGCCTCCGCGTTGGCCTTTTCGGCATCGGTCTGGAGACGTACTGGCCGCAATTTGCAGGTCTGGAGCAACGGCTTATCGGGTACGTCGAACGGGTAGCGGCAAAGCTGCAGCGGCCGGGAATGGAAGTGGTGAACCTCGGCCTGATCGACACGCCCGAAAAGGCCCAGGCTGCCGGGCATCGCTTCCGCCAGGCCGACGTGGATATAATCTTCCTGCACGTCACTACTTACGCGCTTTCCTCGACGGTGCTGCCCGTGGTGCGGCGGGCCAAGGTACCGGTCGTGATCCTGAACCTGCAGCCGGAAGCCGCGATCGACTATCAACGCTTTAACCGGATGGGCGATCGCACGGCGATGACGGGCGAATGGCTGGCGTATTGCGCCGCGTGCCCGGTGCCGGAAATCGCCAACGTGTTCAGCCGTTCGGGTATCAGGTTCCACCAGATCACCGGCATGCTGGGCGATGACCCGCAGTGCTGGGATGAGGTCGACGAATGGATCGAGGCGGCGCGCGTGGCGCACGCCATGGAGCACAACCGTTTGGGCGTCATGGGCCATTACTACAACGGGATGCTCGACATCTACTCCGACCTGACGCAGCAGTGCGCCTCGTTCGGCGGCCACATAGAAATCGTGGAAGTCGATGAGTTGGCTGCCTTGCGGCGGGAGGTGACCGCGGACGATGTCGCCGGGCGCGTCGCGTATTTCCAGGAGGTCTTCGACGTGCAGCCCGATTGCCCTCAGGAGGAGTTGGCGCGCGCTGCGCGCACCTCAGTGGCCCTGGACCGGTTAGTGGAAATTCACCGGCTCGGCTCGCTGGCGTATTACTACCTGGGCACGGGTAACGCGGAAAACGAGGACGCCATCAGCTCGATCATCCTGGGTAACTCGTTGCTGACGGCCCGCGGCATTCCTGCAGCAGGAGAAATGGAAGTCAAAAACGTGCAAGCCATGAAGATCATGGACTGCTTCGGCGCGGGCGGCTCCTTCACGGAATACTACGCCGTGGACTTCAATGACGACGTCGTCTTGATGGGGCACGACGGGCCGGGCCATCTCGCCATCGCGGAGGGTAAAACCAAGGTGCGCCCGTTGAAGGTTTACCACGGCAAAGTGGGCCGGGGACTGTCGGTGGAGATGTCGGTCAGGCACGGGCCGGTCACCCTGCTATCCTTGGTGGAAAGCCGCGGTGGAGGTTTGAAGCTGTTGGCGGCGGAAGGTGAGTCGGTGCCCGGGCCGATCCTGGAGATCGGCAACACCAACAGCCGTTACCGGTTCGGGATCGGGGCGCGGCGTTTTATTCAGGACTGGAATGCCCAAGGTCCAGCTCACCATTGCGCGATCGGAGTGGGCCATCTCACGGGTAAACTGCGCAAACTGGCTGCCTTGCTCAACATGGAGTTCGTCCAAGTCTGCCGGGCGGAGGAACGACTGACGCCATGATCCGGAAATGTTTTGTGATGCAGTTGCACCCGGACGCGGAAGAGGAATACCGGCGGCGGCACAACCCGATCTGGAAGGAGCTGGAGGAAGTCCTTCGCTCGCACGGCGTGCATAACTATTCGATCGCCCTGCACCCTGATACCAGGCAGCTTTTTGCCTACGCCGAAATCGAGGACGAAGACCGCTGGAACGCGATTGCGGAAACACCGGTCTGCCGTCGCTGGTGGGACTCCATGGCAAGTTTGATGGAGGTGAACGCGGATAATTCACCGCGTGCGATTGAACTTCGGGAACTGTTTCACCTGGAATGAAGCGCCTGGTGCGAAGCAAAACGACACACTGCACTAGCCTGGGGACCGCCTTACGGCCCGAAAGGGCAGGCTCAACGAACCTGAAACAGGGTGCAGTCCAGCGTTTACCCTGAGAAAGCATTCCTCACATTCGAGCCCTGGTTCATGAACCCGACCTACTATATCGCATGCGACCTCGGGGCCGAAAGCGGCCGCGTGATGCTCGGCCGGCTTGAGGACGGCCGGTTGACGCTGGAGGAGATGCACCGTTTTCCCAGCGCCGCCGTTCGCGTGTCGGGATCGCTGCGCTGGGATGTGCTGCGCCTTTTCGATGAACTCAAAGCCGGGGTGCGCAAGGTTGCCCAACGCAAGGTGCCGGTGGCCAGCCTCAGCGTGGATTCCTGGGGGGTGGATTACGTGTTGATCAACGCCGTCCACCCGATGCTGGCGCCGCCGTTCCACTACCGCGATGCGCGCACCGAGAGCACGTACGATGCGGTGCGCGCGCAGGTCGGTCCCGAACTGATCTTTGCCGAGACGGGCATCCAGTTCATGCCCATCAACACGATCTACCACCTGGCTTCCGACGTGGAAAAGAGCCGGGCGCTTCTCGAGGCGGCGGATTGTTTTCTGACCATCGGCGACTATTTCAATTACCTCTTTTCCGGCGTGCCGTGCGTGGACGAGAGCCTTGCCAGCACCACCCAACTCTATAACCCGCGCACCCGCGCCTGGTCCGATATCCTGATCGAGCGGTGCGGGTTCCCGCGCAAAATCTTTCCGCGGATTGTCGCGCCGGGCACGGTCCTGGGCCCGTTGTTGCCGGAAGTGGCGGCCGAAACCGGCTTGGATGAACTGCAGGTAGTGGCCACCTGTTCCCACGACACCGGAGCCGCAGTGGCGGCGGTCCCGGCCGGGGAAGGGGACGATTGGGCTTACCTCTCTTCAGGCACCTGGTCGCTGCTGGGGGTGGAACTGCCGCAGCCGCTCATCAGCGAGAAGATCCGCGAACGCAATTTCACCAACGAGGCCGGCTACGGCGGCACGACGCGCTTTTTGAAGAACATTGTCGGGTTGTGGGTCGTGCAGGAATCGCGGCGGGAGTGGGCACGCCAGGGCCGCGAACTCGATTACGGCGCGTTGACGCGCGAAGCACAGGAGGCGGAGCCGTTCCGCTCGCTGATCAACCCGCGCGCCGTGCGGTTTCTCAAGCCGGGTGACATGCCCCAAAAGATCGTGGCTTACTGCCGTGAAACCGGCCAACCGGCGCCTGAAACGCCGGGGCAGTTCGTGCGTTGCATCCTGGAAAGCCTTGCGCTGCTTTACCGCGTCACGCTGGAGGAAATGGAACAACTGACCGGGCGCACGGTCCGGCGGTTGCACATCGTCGGCGGCGGCAGCCAGAACGCGTTGTTAAACCAGTTTGCCGCCAGCGCCACCCAGCACCGGGTTATCGCCGGACCGGCGGAAGCAACCGCCATCGGTAACGTGCTGCTCCAGGCGCTCGCTCTCGGGCATCTCGACTCGTTGGCTGCCCTCCGTCAAATCGTGCGCAATTCGTTTAGCCTGCAAACCGTCGAGCCGCTCGAGGCTGAGAGCTGGCAGGCTGCCTACCAACGGTTCCTGGGAAAGACCCTCGCGACATGAACTACCGACACGTAAATCACTTGTGGGACGACGCGGCCGCTTCAAAGCTGGACCCGGTGGGCCGGCTTATCTACCGCTCCAACCTGCTGGGCTCTGACCAGCGCATCACCAACACCGGCGGCGGCAACACCTCGGCCAAAATCCTCGAGCAGGACCCGCTCACCGGCGAAAAGGTCGAAGTGCTTTGGGTAAAAGGGTCCGGGGGCGACCTGCGCACCAGCAAGCGCGAGAACTTTTCATCGTTGTACCAGGCCAGGTTGCTCGAACTGCAGAAGCTGTACGCGACCGAGCCGGAGAAAGGGCCCAAGACGCCCGCCGAAGACAAAATGGTCGCGATGTACGCGCACGCGACGTTTAACCTGAATCCGCGGGCTCCATCGATCGACACGCCGCTGCATGCGTTCATCCCTTTCAAGCAGGTCGACCATATGCACCCCAACGCGGCCATCGCGATCGCGGCGGCCAAAAATTCGGAGCGGTTGACCAAAGAGATTTATGGCGACGAGGTGATCTGGACGCCGTGGCTGCGGCCCGGCTTCGAGCTTGGCCTGGCCTTGCAGCGCATCTGCAGCGAGCATCCCGGCGCCAAGGGCGTGATCCTGGGCCAGCACGGTCTGATCAACTGGGCCAACGACGACAAGGAATGTTACGAACTGACGTTGACGCTCATCGAAAAGGCCGCCGATTACATCGAGGCCAGGTACGCCGAAAAGGGTGGGGACGCCAAAGCCTTCGGCGGCCGGAAATACCAGACCCTTGAGGAGGCCCGCCGGCACGGAATCTGGGCGGCAATCCTGCCATGGCTGCGCGGCCAGGTCAGCCAGCAAAGGCGCTTCATCGGCACCCTCCAGGAAGACGAACGCATCTGGCGCTTCGTTAATTCGAACGATGCCGCCCGCCTGGCGGAACTCGGCACCAGTTGCCCGGACCATTTCCTGCGCACCAAGATCAAGCCGCTCTACGTCGATTGGAATCCGCAAGGCGAAGACCTCGGCGCGCTGAAAGCCAGGCTGCAAAGCGGGCTGGAAAAGTACCGGCAGGATTACGCCGATTACTATAACCGTTGCAAACGACCCGACTCCCCGGCCATGCGTGACCCGAACCCGACGGTGATCCTGATCCCCGGCCTCGGCATGGTCGCCTGGGGCAAAGACAAATCCGAGTCGCGGGTCACGGCCGAGTTCTACAATTGCGCCGTGGAGGTGATGCGCGGGGCGGAAGCCATCGACGAGTACATCGCCCTGCCGCAGCAGGAAGCCTTCGACATCGAGTATTGGCTGCTGGAGGAAGCCAAGCTGCAGCGCATGCCGGCCGAAAAAGAACTGGCCCGGCAGGTCGTCGTCGTCATCGGCGCCGGCTCGGGCATCGGCAAAGAGGTCGCGCACCGTATCGTCAAAGACGGCGCGCACGTCGTGTGCGTGGATTTGAACAAGGACGCCGCGGCGGCCACCGCCAAAGAGATCACCGACCGCTACGGGCTGGGCATCGGGGTGGCCGGCACGGGCCTATCCAACTGCGGCTTGGCGGTGGGTTTGAGCGGCAACATCACCGACCGGGCCAGCGTGCGGGCCATGTTGAACGAAGCTGCCCTGGCCTACGGGGGGTTCGATTCGATCGCGGTGACGGCCGGCATCTTTGTCGCCCCGGACACCACGGGCCACATCCCCGATGAGAAGTGGGGGTTGACCTTTGCCATCAACGTCACCGGGTCCTACCTGGTGGCGGATGAAGCGGCCAGGACCTGGAAAGAACAAGGCCTGCGGGGCAGCCTGGTGCTGACCACCAGCGCCAACGCCGTGGTGGCCAAAAAGGGAAGCGTGGCTTACGACACCTCCAAAGCCGCCGCAAATCACCTCACCCGCGAACTGGCGGTCGAGCTGGCCCCGCTGGTGCGGGTGAATGCCGTGGCTCCGGCCACCGTGGTGCAGGGCAGCGCCATGTTCCCGCGCGACCGGGTGATCGCTTCCCTGGCCAAGTACAACATCTCGTATTCTGAAGATGAGCCGACCGAATCGCTGACCCAAAAGTTAGCGCAGTTTTACGCCGACCGGACCCTGACGCGCTCGCCGATCACCCCGTCCGACCAGGCCGAGGCGTTCTACCTGCTGTTAACGAACCGCTTGAGCAAAACCACCGGGCAGGTGATCACCGTCGACGGGGGCCTGCACGAAGCCTTCCTGCGGTGAAAATCACCCTGTTCATCCCGTGCTTTGTCGACCAGCTGTTTCCCCGAGTGGGAGTCAGCGCGGTGCGCATCTTTGAAAAACTGGGCCACACGGTCGACTTCAAAGAGGCGCTCGTCTGCTGCGGCCAGCCGGCGTTCAACGCGGGTTATTGGGAGGAAAGCCGCACGATCGCGCGGCGGGTGGTGGAGGCCTTGCGCGGTCAGGACCCGGTCGTGGTGCCGTCCGGGTCCTGCGGGGCGATGCTCAAGAACTTTTATCCGGAGCTGTTTCGCAACACGCCCCTGGCGGAAGCCGCCCATGAGCTGAGCCGGCGGACGTTTGAGTTTTCCTCCTTCCTGGTTGATGAGCTCGGCATCACCGACCTCGGCAGCCGGTTCCCGGCCAAGGTCACCTTCCACGACGGTTGCCATGGCCTGCGGGAACTGC
The window above is part of the Verrucomicrobiota bacterium genome. Proteins encoded here:
- a CDS encoding ABC transporter permease, giving the protein MTKEARNTSSRPSLLNVLVRSRETSLVVLIAVLTVVTTALNPRFLNAQNLKDLMLNVSIIALLVLGQTVIILMRQIDLSISSIVGITAFLSGTLFVNHPGIPSPLVILLAILTGLLLGAVNAALIAWGKIPALITTLGTLYIFRGADYAWVHGRQVNAVNVPGSFLAIGTSTFLGIPYLTWIVLILLVVFSIALRQYRAGREYYAIGSNPAAAVLAGIDVTRRVAIGFIISGAIAGLAGALWLARFGTVDATAGEGIELTVITSTVVGGVAITGGVGTVAGAVLGALLLSVFNSTLVFLRVPSFWQQAFQGAMLLLAIAVDAYLAYRHALRSRVKWSHV
- a CDS encoding ABC transporter permease, producing the protein MSQSKTTAATTETQPSTRRLARKVGWEAMLAVLLVVAIVGGSFLNQDFLSAANWTNLLANFVEIALMALPLSLIVITNEIDLSVASTLGLSSSLLGLLWDAKVPMVFALIICLLAGALCGALNGFLIVRFRLPSLAVTIGTLALFRGFAYILLGDRAVADFPPEYTAFGIGVIPGTFIPAPFGIFIVLTIIFWVVLHHSTTGRSLYAVGGNQTAALFSGVRLARLKMLLFITSGVISALAGIVYTFRFSSSRADNGTGFELSAIAAVFLGGVTVQGGKGTITGVVLSLLLIGIINNVLTLADVANEILRIVTGSLLIISVLLPNVIASTRERWWLMQRQREISRLGAASMTK
- the rhaS gene encoding rhamnose ABC transporter substrate-binding protein, producing MNKSSLVKTLAIAFSLTCLVTAGRSQDKPIKKDLKLAFVPKNINNPYNVIETKGSMDACKEIGAQGKVVGPSDASASSQVSYINTLITQRQNGIALAANDPNALIPYLKRARDQKIQVVTMDSDTAPDGRTLFINQASAEGIGQGEVQILAKEIEYKGDIAILSATPNATNQNTWIKYMEEELKKPEYKDMKLVKTAYGNDDDQKSFTETQGLLQAYPNLRGIISPTTVGVAAAARYLSTSPYKGKVALVGLGTPNQMRQFVKDGTVKEFALWNPSDLGYLAAYALAQLASGNIQGKEGESFTAGKLGSRTIGKDGVVILGPLTVFTAENVDQFDF
- a CDS encoding arabinose isomerase, with translation MHPSWNPADGLRVGLFGIGLETYWPQFAGLEQRLIGYVERVAAKLQRPGMEVVNLGLIDTPEKAQAAGHRFRQADVDIIFLHVTTYALSSTVLPVVRRAKVPVVILNLQPEAAIDYQRFNRMGDRTAMTGEWLAYCAACPVPEIANVFSRSGIRFHQITGMLGDDPQCWDEVDEWIEAARVAHAMEHNRLGVMGHYYNGMLDIYSDLTQQCASFGGHIEIVEVDELAALRREVTADDVAGRVAYFQEVFDVQPDCPQEELARAARTSVALDRLVEIHRLGSLAYYYLGTGNAENEDAISSIILGNSLLTARGIPAAGEMEVKNVQAMKIMDCFGAGGSFTEYYAVDFNDDVVLMGHDGPGHLAIAEGKTKVRPLKVYHGKVGRGLSVEMSVRHGPVTLLSLVESRGGGLKLLAAEGESVPGPILEIGNTNSRYRFGIGARRFIQDWNAQGPAHHCAIGVGHLTGKLRKLAALLNMEFVQVCRAEERLTP
- the rhaM gene encoding L-rhamnose mutarotase — translated: MIRKCFVMQLHPDAEEEYRRRHNPIWKELEEVLRSHGVHNYSIALHPDTRQLFAYAEIEDEDRWNAIAETPVCRRWWDSMASLMEVNADNSPRAIELRELFHLE
- a CDS encoding rhamnulokinase, coding for MNPTYYIACDLGAESGRVMLGRLEDGRLTLEEMHRFPSAAVRVSGSLRWDVLRLFDELKAGVRKVAQRKVPVASLSVDSWGVDYVLINAVHPMLAPPFHYRDARTESTYDAVRAQVGPELIFAETGIQFMPINTIYHLASDVEKSRALLEAADCFLTIGDYFNYLFSGVPCVDESLASTTQLYNPRTRAWSDILIERCGFPRKIFPRIVAPGTVLGPLLPEVAAETGLDELQVVATCSHDTGAAVAAVPAGEGDDWAYLSSGTWSLLGVELPQPLISEKIRERNFTNEAGYGGTTRFLKNIVGLWVVQESRREWARQGRELDYGALTREAQEAEPFRSLINPRAVRFLKPGDMPQKIVAYCRETGQPAPETPGQFVRCILESLALLYRVTLEEMEQLTGRTVRRLHIVGGGSQNALLNQFAASATQHRVIAGPAEATAIGNVLLQALALGHLDSLAALRQIVRNSFSLQTVEPLEAESWQAAYQRFLGKTLAT
- a CDS encoding bifunctional rhamnulose-1-phosphate aldolase/short-chain dehydrogenase; this encodes MNYRHVNHLWDDAAASKLDPVGRLIYRSNLLGSDQRITNTGGGNTSAKILEQDPLTGEKVEVLWVKGSGGDLRTSKRENFSSLYQARLLELQKLYATEPEKGPKTPAEDKMVAMYAHATFNLNPRAPSIDTPLHAFIPFKQVDHMHPNAAIAIAAAKNSERLTKEIYGDEVIWTPWLRPGFELGLALQRICSEHPGAKGVILGQHGLINWANDDKECYELTLTLIEKAADYIEARYAEKGGDAKAFGGRKYQTLEEARRHGIWAAILPWLRGQVSQQRRFIGTLQEDERIWRFVNSNDAARLAELGTSCPDHFLRTKIKPLYVDWNPQGEDLGALKARLQSGLEKYRQDYADYYNRCKRPDSPAMRDPNPTVILIPGLGMVAWGKDKSESRVTAEFYNCAVEVMRGAEAIDEYIALPQQEAFDIEYWLLEEAKLQRMPAEKELARQVVVVIGAGSGIGKEVAHRIVKDGAHVVCVDLNKDAAAATAKEITDRYGLGIGVAGTGLSNCGLAVGLSGNITDRASVRAMLNEAALAYGGFDSIAVTAGIFVAPDTTGHIPDEKWGLTFAINVTGSYLVADEAARTWKEQGLRGSLVLTTSANAVVAKKGSVAYDTSKAAANHLTRELAVELAPLVRVNAVAPATVVQGSAMFPRDRVIASLAKYNISYSEDEPTESLTQKLAQFYADRTLTRSPITPSDQAEAFYLLLTNRLSKTTGQVITVDGGLHEAFLR
- a CDS encoding (Fe-S)-binding protein; translated protein: MKITLFIPCFVDQLFPRVGVSAVRIFEKLGHTVDFKEALVCCGQPAFNAGYWEESRTIARRVVEALRGQDPVVVPSGSCGAMLKNFYPELFRNTPLAEAAHELSRRTFEFSSFLVDELGITDLGSRFPAKVTFHDGCHGLRELHIKNQPRQLLERVKDLKLVEMEDQTSCCGFGGTFAVKFPMISTAMGETKSASALDTGAEYLVSNDSSCLMHLQGLLSRQGQKLKTIHLAEVLAST